A single genomic interval of Spirosoma linguale DSM 74 harbors:
- a CDS encoding Immunoglobulin V-set domain protein (PFAM: Immunoglobulin V-set domain protein; Immunoglobulin domain protein~SMART: Immunoglobulin subtype~KEGG: hypothetical protein LOC100149318), translated as MEHFVRMGTAPRNPFLYLLLWAGLWLLSAPALFAQTGLQQSLIANPDNAGTYQGYQGQPIVFNNALYGLYLNESGVYQLAKYNGTSLTLIANPDNAGTYEGYDSGLIVFKNALYGVYRNASRVYQLVKYNGTSSTLIANPDEAPTYLGYYGQPIVFNDALYGKYMNKSGAYQLVKYNGTSLTLIANPDNAGNYQGYHGDPIVFNNALYGRYMNASGAYQLAKSNGTSLTLIANPDNAEFYQGYVDDLDYPIVFNNALYSQYLNASGAYQLAKYDGTSSTLIANPDNAGSYEGHSIVFNNTLYGQYLNASGVIQLAKYNGTSSTLIANPDNAGSYQRSPIVFNNALYGQYLNASGVYQLAKYDGTSSTLIANPENGPSYRGYMSDPIVFNNALYGKYMNASGVIQLVKYDGTSSTLIANPDNAKGCDGHSIVFNNALYGKYLNKSGVYQLVTGVPCALSLSINPSSLTITAGGSVTLTASGATTYTWSNGSTANPLIVSNVTSATAFSVTGVTGTCSATATASVSVATITAGTTSGTITACAGTASALPAVQQFNVSGSTLSGNIVASAPLGFELSTTASTGYAASLTLTQSSGVVANTTIYVRSSASASGNLSGNVSLASSGATTQNVAVSGTVTPLATITAQPVASSSVCAGTTVTVSVSTSGPVSSYQWYKGGTLLSGQTSATLTLTNLSTTDAGSYSVVVTGNCNSLTSTAFSLTIVARPDAPALTPASSSLAATLTPLSLTGFALATTGNSLHFFQAGGSELSPPTINITTAGVMSFWVGQTSNASGCKSSLTPLSLTITATPTSQTATPTSQTVCRSTNVTLNVTVEGTAYQWYKNGTTLANKLTELTSAQRGTTTATLTLVNLQTTADYYCKITTPNGVQTVGPLKVSVNFGCSARPAAEEADLQLLVLVRPNPIVDGHLRALVKGAQGQALNVALYSLQGELVNQQVWDSAPAEVNLDWDISQRSMGVLLLRAQTPTQQQTIRLIQN; from the coding sequence ATGGAACATTTTGTACGAATGGGGACGGCTCCCCGTAATCCGTTTCTTTACCTGCTGCTCTGGGCAGGCCTTTGGCTGCTCTCCGCTCCCGCGCTGTTTGCGCAAACTGGTCTGCAACAGTCGCTGATTGCCAACCCCGATAATGCCGGAACTTACCAGGGCTACCAGGGCCAGCCGATTGTGTTTAACAACGCGCTGTATGGCTTGTATCTGAACGAGAGTGGGGTCTATCAATTAGCCAAATACAATGGCACGAGTTTGACCCTGATTGCCAATCCCGATAATGCCGGAACTTACGAGGGCTATGATAGCGGTCTGATTGTGTTTAAAAACGCGCTGTATGGCGTTTATAGGAACGCGAGTAGAGTCTATCAATTAGTCAAATACAACGGCACAAGTTCGACCTTAATTGCCAACCCCGATGAGGCCCCAACTTACCTGGGCTATTATGGCCAGCCGATTGTGTTTAACGACGCGCTGTATGGCAAGTATATGAACAAGAGTGGGGCGTATCAATTAGTCAAATACAATGGCACGAGTTTGACCCTGATTGCCAACCCCGATAATGCCGGAAATTACCAGGGCTACCATGGCGATCCGATTGTGTTTAACAACGCGCTGTATGGCCGGTATATGAACGCGAGTGGGGCCTATCAATTAGCCAAATCCAATGGCACGAGTTTGACCCTGATTGCCAACCCCGATAATGCCGAATTTTACCAGGGCTATGTAGACGATCTAGACTATCCGATTGTGTTTAATAACGCGCTGTATAGCCAGTATCTGAACGCGAGTGGGGCCTATCAATTAGCCAAATACGATGGCACGAGTTCTACTCTGATTGCCAACCCCGATAATGCCGGAAGTTACGAGGGCCACTCGATTGTGTTTAACAACACCCTGTATGGCCAGTATCTGAACGCGAGTGGGGTTATTCAATTAGCCAAATACAATGGCACGAGTTCGACACTGATTGCCAACCCCGATAATGCCGGAAGTTACCAGCGCTCCCCGATTGTGTTTAACAACGCCCTGTATGGCCAGTATCTGAACGCGAGTGGGGTCTATCAATTAGCCAAATACGATGGCACGAGTTCGACCTTGATTGCCAACCCCGAAAATGGCCCAAGTTACCGGGGCTATATGAGCGATCCGATTGTGTTTAACAACGCCCTGTATGGCAAGTATATGAACGCGAGTGGGGTTATTCAATTAGTCAAATACGATGGCACGAGTTCGACCCTGATTGCCAACCCCGATAATGCCAAAGGTTGCGATGGCCACTCGATTGTGTTTAACAACGCCCTGTATGGCAAGTATCTGAACAAGAGTGGGGTCTATCAATTAGTCACTGGGGTACCCTGTGCATTGTCGCTGAGTATCAACCCCTCCTCGCTAACGATAACAGCGGGTGGCTCGGTCACGCTTACCGCTTCCGGAGCTACGACCTACACCTGGAGCAACGGCAGCACGGCCAACCCGCTTATCGTCAGCAACGTCACCAGTGCCACGGCCTTTTCAGTGACGGGCGTAACGGGTACGTGTTCGGCCACGGCCACGGCCAGCGTGAGCGTGGCCACCATCACGGCGGGTACGACCTCGGGAACCATCACGGCTTGCGCGGGTACGGCATCGGCATTGCCCGCCGTGCAGCAATTCAACGTTTCGGGCAGCACTCTTTCAGGAAACATCGTGGCTAGTGCCCCGCTCGGTTTCGAGCTTTCCACCACTGCCAGCACTGGCTATGCGGCCTCTCTGACGCTCACTCAATCGAGTGGCGTAGTGGCCAACACCACCATCTACGTGCGCTCGTCTGCCTCGGCCAGCGGGAACCTTTCGGGCAATGTGAGTCTGGCTTCGAGCGGAGCGACGACGCAAAACGTAGCCGTGAGTGGAACGGTTACCCCCCTGGCCACCATTACGGCCCAGCCCGTGGCCAGTTCATCGGTGTGCGCGGGCACGACGGTCACCGTCTCGGTGAGCACCAGTGGCCCGGTGAGCAGCTATCAGTGGTATAAAGGCGGCACCCTGCTCAGCGGCCAAACCTCGGCTACGCTCACCCTGACCAACCTCAGCACCACCGATGCGGGCAGTTATTCGGTCGTGGTCACGGGCAATTGCAACAGCCTCACCTCAACCGCCTTTAGCCTGACAATCGTTGCCCGGCCCGACGCGCCCGCCCTGACCCCCGCCAGCTCTAGTCTGGCAGCGACTCTGACACCCCTCTCGCTGACGGGCTTTGCACTGGCAACCACCGGCAATAGCCTCCACTTCTTCCAAGCCGGAGGTAGTGAACTCAGCCCGCCCACCATCAATATTACCACTGCCGGGGTAATGAGCTTTTGGGTCGGCCAGACCAGCAACGCCAGCGGCTGCAAGAGTTCACTCACGCCATTGAGTCTGACCATCACGGCCACCCCCACCAGCCAGACGGCTACCCCCACCAGCCAGACCGTTTGCCGCAGCACCAACGTTACCCTGAACGTCACCGTGGAGGGAACCGCCTACCAGTGGTACAAAAACGGTACTACCCTAGCCAACAAACTTACCGAACTCACCAGTGCCCAGCGCGGTACGACCACCGCCACCCTGACACTGGTCAATTTGCAAACCACCGCCGACTACTACTGCAAAATCACTACTCCCAACGGCGTTCAGACTGTGGGGCCCCTGAAGGTGAGTGTCAACTTTGGCTGTTCGGCCCGGCCTGCGGCCGAGGAAGCAGACTTGCAACTATTGGTACTGGTCAGGCCAAACCCTATCGTAGACGGCCACCTGCGGGCCCTGGTGAAGGGGGCTCAGGGGCAAGCCCTGAACGTAGCCCTCTACAGTCTGCAAGGGGAGTTGGTGAACCAGCAGGTCTGGGACTCAGCCCCGGCCGAGGTCAATCTAGATTGGGATATCAGCCAGCGCAGCATGGGTGTGTTACTCTTGCGGGCCCAGACCCCAACTCAGCAGCAAACCATCAGGCTTATCCAAAATTAA